From the Conger conger chromosome 13, fConCon1.1, whole genome shotgun sequence genome, the window aaggcttcgggaaacgcacccctggTAGATTCGAGTGGCGATGTGCTTTATTTAGAAAGACGCCGGCCTGTGTTCAGGCTATTGTAGAAATACGTGTTGCTGTTTTCATTTGACAAAAAAAcatggacttttactttctataaatgttttgtttttttaaacctgcCTTCTAATATGTTACCATATCATCACGCTCACATATATTCCACCGAGAAACAATGGTAATATGTGATCGGGTGCGGGTCTATAAATCGGAGAAAATAATTCGCTGAAGTAGGTGGCGATGATTTGTGGATGATTTGTGTACATGCGGATTCGGATGATGTCAGTGCCGATCCGCGCATCATAACTGTGTATGCACCCTTTGAATTATGACTTCCTAAAGTATTCCCCCTTCCTTAAAATCTTCATCTGGTAAAATCATTTTATTGCAAGGGAGCGGGGACGGAGGACCAGACGCGACCGAAAAGGGAATCTTAAAGATACCCTTATGACGTGATTTCTGTCCTGTTTTCCgctttccctttctcctctagTGGTTCGCccagatcaggggtgtcaaactgaattcccagggggccgcagtatctgcgggtttttgtgatttcctttcagcTGCCAATAAAGGCCAATTAGGCGTGTgaatactttaaccaatcaacgagttgaatgaacccagaacaccccagaaaccagcagacactacggccctccaggactggagtttgacacctgtgccctaGATTATATTAGGGAGACCCCGAGAttatattagtggttatcatCACGTCCTGATGGTATCTCTAAGATCCCCCTTTCGGTTGCGTCTGGTCCTCCGTCCGCTCTCACAATAGAATGATAGCTTTGATTTAACTTTGGGAAGTCAAATAATAGCAGGTAATAGTTCCTTTTACACACATATTCATGAAACAATCTCATAAATTGTGTTGTTTGTCAGAATTTAAGGAATACTTTTAAATTATTGATGTCAGGGTTTCTCAGCTCATTTTCTAGgcagttccttttttttttggctcaggTGTGCAGACtgctgccttggttaattggtgtccaggtgcagtctaattagTCTATGGCTCTACTCTATTTAAGgctcattgggcctcatttatcaaacatgagcCGAACAAAATTCACCGTAAATCCATCGGAAATggatttccacaaataatgtgggatttatcaaagttttcggatgtcagttttttcgtagGAGCCAAATTAAGTTCaggagtggtctcagctgtttgtgttgtgcgCGGAAATAAAAGAGCACGGTTGTAAGCGTCTTCTGTTATtctattattccattaattaatattttattaatataatatatataattattttatctaGAGTGGCAAAATTGTTTTCATATGCTAATTGGATGTAATTattcatataatataaaaacaggattcaacattaaaatgcgttatgtttcattccggtaatcctgattaattgttgaatataaattccataaaagaGGTATGGGGCATGGCGTAGCCTACTACGCCTCTGAAACAACGAACTATGACGGTGAGTTCAAGTTGAAGTTGCAAACATCATGGTAGGCTATACAAGTGGCATGACATGTGGCTTATGCGCTTGTTTACGAGTTTTGGTTTTTGCCTTGCGTTTAATTTCCGGTTGaaatgaactgtttttcccagttgGAAGGCGCTAATTCGTTCATTCTGATATGACGTGACGCAACATAGGCTTCGTTGCTatggctttacattacatttacagctttCTGAGAAGATTTGAACCATGAtcactttgtttgaggcttatgacacctccttctggctctctgcaaggacagggaaaacgtAGTTCTAGGCTTGCGGTGGGATTCCATATATAGCCATATATATCATATGTCTATATTTGCAGGTCAggcactgaataaaaaaataaaatgcatgacactaagataaaaataaataagacatcaTTGACTCGTGTTTTCAGGTGACGAGCAACAGCAGAACAGCCACGTAATCTCCTGCTCAAACCAGAAGTTAGTTCCTGATCTGAAAcaattaggctacaggcttgagttgacaatgggcctcatttatcaatattttaggaaatccgtgtgcaaatgtataTGTGATCGGCAACGAActaaacattgcattacattaatggaatttggcagacgctctaatccagagcgatgtacagttgattagactaagcagattATAAAGATTTATGAAACAGGAGAAGACAGCTTTTTTTCGTATCCacgtgtatgttgataaattcCAATCAATCGTAAACAAAAAGCGCGCGCAGAAGGTGTATATTTAGAATAAACTGACGCCCATAAGATACCTTATAAGGACCACTGGAATCAATTCCAGGCCATTTAAAGACATGGCAGAGAAAAGATTAGGACTTTTTAGCCTACACAAgagatgatttttttgttttgttttgtttatcattatatgactgtgaACATTATTGTTCGTTGTTTATTCTGTGAGCCTTACCAATGGGCTCGTGTATTTGAATATGCGCTAAGCAGGCTACGCCCAATTTATAGCAAAcgttttaattgttttatggaatttatattaaacCCCACTGAagaattaattaatcaggataaCCGAAATTACAGGATTACAGGATTCACAATTTTCTTGTTGAATTAGATTATATGAATAATTCTAATATTCAATTAGCTCATTAAAGTCATTTtgccacacaaaataaaataaaaatgaatgtaataataAGCACACAGCACGCTCCACTGCACTCGTGAAGTTCTTTCGACTCctacgaaaaaactgacatccgagAACTTTGATAAagcccacattatttgtgcaaattcaTTTCCGATGGATTTCATTTAATTAGgctcatgtttgataaatgaggcccaatgcgTGAGCTAAATGTATTCGGTCTGTTCTGCGTAATTTCTGCCTTGAATGTTGTTCGTAAGTATTTTCTATTTTGCTAAATGCATAACGTTAGTTTACTGTCTGTGATATTTACTATTGCAGCACGGTAGAGAGAGCTGTAGTAAACCGTTAAACTGTTGTACGCCGGCACGGGGATGAGAAAATAACACAGAATCACAGAGAATTACATGTAAATACAAGAATAGGCTAGGCATGTTGGAGAAAATGCTGTTTTGCTGGAAGGCAAGAGACGGAGTACAGGGTGGAAGCGTCTGTTCCTCTCGCAGCGTTGCCTTCTCATGATTTTGAAcacattattttgaaaatattttctaattgtACAAGCTTCTATTGttgtacagtacagcagggaTCGCAGTGATGTCTGGTTTCAGTTCCAGTTAGCACTTCATATAACCAAATAGAGCAGCTGATTACAGCCTTCTCACGCAGCCTGAATCTCTGCTCTGAACTGGTGACTGATTAGAAGGTGGACCCACAGACCAGCACACCCTGTTGCTCGGGCGTACCCATTTGGGGACCGTCATTATAAAAGTCCCTAACGTAAAATGAAGATGGCAGGGTGTGTCCTTTATAACAAAGAAAACTAATTTGATGGTTTTGTACCGGCCTCTGTTTGGTTTTTTGTCTGTTTGAAGTGCTTTTAAATGCTGTTTGACTGTTTCAGGTGCGGACGTCCGCTTCGCCTCCTATTATGGCGATCACATGGTGCTGCAGCAGGCTCCGGCTCGTGCAGTGCTGTGGGGATATGGGTCAGACCAGTACAAAGTCTCTGTCATTTTACAAGGAACAAACCTCTACCACGCAGCAGATGTGTATGTGCAAAACGGTGAGCAGCCTGTGGGTGCCTCTATCTTTTAGTGTGAAAGAAAGGGGAAGATGACATTCATCACATGACACTGGGCTTTGCCtccttggtttaaaaaaacctgaATGTCCTGCCAGACAAGCAAGACTAAATCTGCAAGCCTCTGTGGAAGGAATTTGACCATAAGAGATTGTTATGGGCGGGGGTTGCTGGTTAGCGTACAGCCCATTTCTTCAGCTCCCAATAAATACCACATTCAAGTTCATGAATAATGTTGTGGGTTTCCGGGATCGGGCTCACACAGTGCTGATCATGATGGGTCGTCTGTGTCTACAGGGGTATGGAGGGTGACTCTGCCACCCACGAAGGCCGGTGGCCCCTATTCTGTGAATGTCTCCCAGCAAGGTTCCCAGGTCACCTTGACAGACCTGATGTTCGGGGacgtgtggatgtgtggagGGCAAAGCAACATGCGCTTCAGTGTTTCTGAGGTAGTGACATTTTATGCTttttcacaattattatttttttgttattcctgTAAATTCAGGATGGCGGCATGCTAGCATGCTCATCCTCTGAAAGGTTGGTTACTTGGAGGTATGTGCTAAGCGGAGCATTGTGGGTACATTACTGGAGGACTGGTGGAAGCTGATCTCAGGACTACAGTTGACCAGAGTGGCAGAGAATAGTAATAACAAACTCCTCCTGGGAGATGCTGTGACTAATAACTTTGACTCATGGCCACAGTCTGCACTAAAACGGACAGAGGTGGCTGTCAGATAACTGCATTACTAAGATACGCCTATAACAGCTATGACCACCTTTCAGGAGTTCAACGGATCAGCTGAGATGGCCCTCGCACCACAATATCCCGACGTACGAATCTTCATGGCCGCCTCAAACTTGAGCAAAGAAGAGCTGATGGATCTACCCAAGGTGCGGATGCCCTGGTCTGTCCCCACTGCAGGTAAAGGTGTTTCAGTGCTTTCTTTACCTTTCTGTTATTTTTCCAGTATTTTACCAGGGTTAGTCACACCATGTATTGTAATGCAAATTGGATAATGCAAGATAAACTGGTTTCCAAAAGTTTTGTATTTGTTAGTTATTCATAAGCAGATTAAGTGTCAAACCTGTCCGGTAGAGATGGGCAGCGATGTGCTTTGACAGGATGTGTTTCTAATCTGGCTTGTACAGAACGGGTGGGTCACTTCTCGGCAGTGTGCTGGCTGTTTGGGCGGTACCTGTACCAGGTTCTGGGGTACCCAGTGGGGCTGGTGGATTCCAGCTATGGGGGGACCCCTGTGGAGGCGTGGTCCTCTCCCCAGGCCCTGCACAAGTGTGGCCTGGAGAAGCAGGAAGAGGTGTACAGCAGGTGATGTCATGGGACCAAacagctgactgactgactgactgactgactgactgactgactgactgactgactgactgactgacttgtCATTCTAATCAGTCTGGTTTCGGTCTGGTTCCTGTTTTGGACACAGCAGAACTGGAAAATAAACATGCCACAGCTACATGCGCTACAGTATGCTGTATAAAGCAAGAATTCAAGTTGTTTATGCTGCACCCGCAGTGGAGTCATTtggcctctgcatttgacccatcctggttattaggagcagtgggcagccacagtgcggcgcccggggagcaatatAAGGTTaggggccttactcaagggcccaacggctgtgcggatcattttattgtggctagaccaggattcaaaccaccgacgttgcggctcccagtcatgtaccttaaccactacgctacaggccaccctgtattGCACATGACCAATGTAAATACTGGTGGCCTgtcgtgtagtggttaaggtatggtCACTAGGGGGCTTGTATGAAGGGGTTAAGGGTCTCTGTTGACCCTTGGACTGTGCTGTAGCTATAATGCATTAAAATAGTATTGTGTGACTTGGCTGTACACAAAAACCACAAAACGTGATTTTGTTTTATAGGTGGATGTGATTTAATGTGACAGCCATTCATCAAGTTGTCATCCTCTCATGCAAATTCtgtgaacacaacacaacctaAACACCATCTGCATGTTTCCAATGGCACTGGGCTCAGCCATGCTCAAGCCTTTCTCATTTCTGTCTTGCAGTGACTCTAATTTCTCTCGAGATGACGTGGGACCAGCAAAGAGAAATAACTCAGTGCTCTGGAATGCCATGATTCATCCTTTCCTCAACATGACAATAAAGGGAGTCATTTGGTATCAAGGTTAGGATACCGAGACGGTACTTTTATTAACACTCTTTTAGATAATGTCAgaaccacacttgcattcaAAACACACCAGTCTTGTTGTTTCAccgttctgggaccaatatacatgaaaaatctTTTGGTCAGGCAAACACGCTTTTCAAATGAATCCTGAAAACCTCATAGAAATCTGAGtggtagtttttattaaaaagattaGTGAGAAATTTAGCTATTTTTAGCTATAGCGATTTTTTTTGCACTCTTCTACAAACCTTTTACTGCAttgtacagtttctcacccaattagaacatGTCTTCTGGAAAAGGCAGAAAAAATATCGTAAAATGtagattttgaaatggtttattGTCTGAAAATACAAGGAATCATCGGTCTGGGCAACCACTGTTCATATTGATATGATTACATCTGGTAaaaagtctggaaattcaacccaaaactatgtttaaagtgagctataatgtcataatggttggcaaaagccgaaaaagacaggaaattcacagaagcaccgagaacattatcttgacctatgcactgacaaggcttcaaacacacaatgcattaatacctgctattaagtactagaaagtaacaagacacattattggtacattttaatatagcaacaaaatacttaactgatttctagaaattaatcaactcTTTAAGTCATGCGTTCCTCTGAAAAAAATTTGCTTGTTGATTCAAAgtgaatatttgattgaatcctcagcagcctgcccagtggtacatattgtttgaagtagaccaccatagttacagtacccatagcaggtattaatgcattgtgggCAGGGGCGCTGTAAAGGGGAGAAAAGTTAGGAAGATTCTAAGGGCCCTGCTGGATGGGGGGCCAAAAAAAATGCCATGGTTATTATACCTTTTTGTTATGTCTCctgaacatgaataaataatggtCTTTAATATAAAAGCATATTAATAGaataccccacccccccccaagccCCGTCCgtccgccctccctccctctgcccctccccaTGTACAAAATGGTTTAAGCCCCCACAGTGACGCTAGTAAACATTGACGTAAACAAACCGGACTGATTATCCCTCCACCGCCGAAAGGCAGAACAGGAGAGAGctgaaaaaggagaaaagggCAGACAGTAACACAATGTTTCACGAGTAAAAGTGAGTTGTGTCCAATTTTGTTGCTAGCAAGATACATAATGCTGCGTGCGTGTGGATAAGGTTTGCCTTGCCTGCACagtggctagctaactagctaagtAACAcagagctaacattagctagcactagctgaaaggaaaagaaaaccgCCCTCCTGAGACTGCTGAAGAGGAGGCAGCTCAAGAGAGTGCAGACATTGCATTCTGCAACAAAGTGTTTTACACTGCTGTGGACAATATCATCAGTGTTTTACACTGCCGTGGACAATATCATTGGTGACTTAAACACTCGTTTCCGCACCACTGCAGAAATAGTTGAAGATTTTGCAGCTATTTAAAAATTAGGGGAAATTAGTGAGGACAAAGTCCATACTGTGTGCCAGTCACTAATTCAGAAATATTCCACTGATCTAAcctagggttgccacatttgacttgtgaaaaaccgggacatttgacGTGCCATTATGCATTCAAAAGTGCTCTCTTTTTTTGTCCTGTTTTATACGACGTTGTATAAaacaggttgttgttttttttgttttgttttttttgggggggggggtatttttgctgctggttgcttgtctgacTTTGTTCTCTCATCCTCCTAGTCCGtctctccccccattttatgaaaccgacaaaataaataaaaaataaatcagaagtattaggcGATTACCTATCGGGTAGCAGCTTGCTGAACTTTCCTACGGTGGGGTTGTTAAAGTGAATGTACgcgccagactgacagcccgtgcagcagttgctaggtgataaggtaaacCTTTTGAGCTCATGAATGCAATATGCAAAATGCAATTGCAAAGCATTTTTGGAGAGGTGTGCATTGCACTAAGAATATTTTGCACACTCCCTGTGACTGTTGCTGGTGTTCAAATAGTACATGTGTTTTCATGGCATAAAAATGGGAAGGAGGGGCGAGGCGATGTGATATTTTTATAGGTCAAGATAGTGTTctctgcttctgtgaatttcctgtctttttcagcttcTCTCTCACTTTTGGGTTGAATATATAGAATGAagattttgtttgtctgtgacatttattttgtatgttaaattatatattaaatgaaACAACAAACCAGGACCAGTCTTAAAATCAAAATTAATTTTGGTGTGAATTGTGGTGTGACTGTTTTTTCATTTCTCCTTGGTGCATAATTAATTGCCCAAGTCTATGGACAGACATGCAACTGCTTGACATCAGTGGGGTTTCTTTTCATGTCCTTGGTTCTTCTTTTTTCATCTTAAGAATGAGTGTCATTATAAATGGTGGTGCTTTGTCTGGCCCAGGTGAGTCAAACACATGGTACCACCTGGAAAAGTACTCCTGCTCGTTCCCCGCCATGATCGATGACTGGAGAGCGGCGTTCCACCTGGGCTCAGGAGGACAGACCGCACCAGACTTCCCTTTTGGATTCGTCCAGGTAAACCTCACCTCTGCCTCTGTGCCTGGGCAGGACCCAAACAGGCCCCAAACAGGCAAGACCAGCATTTTTGTTCCGGCTCCTCCTTTCCACAACAACAGCACTTATAGGTTTTTCAGTTCAGCTGTGGAAATGGCAGTAAAGTAATTTCTCACAGTTAGATAGGGATTAGCTCTGCATcctttacattaacatttttcatttaatttggttggttgattgattgattgatggactgactgactgactgaatgtctgattaaattatttttaactggTGCTGCTGGTGTGCTGATAGTTCTGGTTCGTCCCCAGCTGTGCACACGCAACAAGACTGAAGACGGTTTCCCAGTTCTACGCTGGCACCAGACAGCGGACTACGGCTTTGCTCCAAACCCGCGCATGAATAACACCTTCATGGCCGTCGCCCTGGACCTGCCTGATGAAAAGTCACCTTGGGGCAGGTAAGGGGTACAGAGAAGTTCATATCACTTTCTATTGGAAACAGATCTGAAGTTCTGAATTTGGGCTCATGTAATTACCATATATTCATACactgacttattggtcttctgccgctgtagcctattgtaatgtgtggttgtttgcattactgtcaccttcctgtcagctttgaccagtcaagCCATTTTTGGCCACAGTACTACtgttcactgaatgtttttttgggggggtttttttggacCATTCTAGACtctaaactctagagactgtaaaTTCCAGGATACACAGAGATATTCaaccaagctggtgtacaggtctactaaCCTGGTGATAATTATGTGTGACCCATGGTTGTTGGCTGTTCAAAATGAGTAAAAGGATGTGCTTTTCCCAAGTATCAGTCTCTGCAGACTGGAGTAGAGGCTGTTTCGACAGCAAGGGGCGTTACAACAGAAAAAGGGGCGTTTCGACAGCATTTTTCCATTGGTCGATAATTAAAATGGCATGTCAAATGCATGTTTCCATTGGTCGATATTTCGGTCAGTTATACATCGAAAGCATGTTTTCATTGGTTGATAATTCGGTCAGTTACACATATGCTATCCAATCCATAGCATCCTCCTCAAACGCAATTTATTTGTTAGAATTCTTTCTTGCTCTAAGTACTGCAGTTTTTTAATCAAGTCTCTTCCTTTGGCTCTGTTATAGATTTTTTCTGTATATCATCCACTTATTCCCTGCCATTGGTAGCAACATAGACTAGCTAAAAAAAAACTCCAATCCAATCACacaatttttgtatttatttagaaatgtaTCACATGACTCAGTCAGTGTGGCTGCATCCAAAATCACACTTTAACCTACTACACATACTGCAGCTGTGTCTCAGACCGTGTACTTCCGTACTCCGAGTGCACATAGCGAGCACGCATCCATCCTGGAGTGCCAGTTCAAACCGCTGAACTGTGGAACCAACGCCACCGCTTGCAGAAACCAATATGGTGTCCAGTCTACCAAACTAAGGGGGCTACAGTCACATTCTATACCCAGTTATACCTAAAATACATATAAGAATAAGAATTGTTGAAGCCATTTCTATGGAAGTCATAATATTTTGAGTTTATTTGCTAAGACCTGAGAACCTGTGTTGCATATGGAGTTCGAAATTGGAATGTAAACAGTTGACCAGTGATATCTAGAATAATgtaatttgattggctgttagAGTTAGTATAAAATAAGTCAACACTCTAATTGTGACGATGAGTAGCTAATGAATGGCCTACAAAGACAAAGATCATGAAATGATTCTGTGGGTCGAACTCAGTGTAACTGCGACACTACGTAAAGTAGTTGGTGAAAACCTTGATTGTGACTGAAGATCTAATAATCCTTTCTATTTTGTGAACCTgctaaaataaagcttatgaaTATCAATTTCGATGCATTGTATTGTTTGAAATAGAATTTACAATGTGGATTTCCTATACTTGTCTATGGGTTTTGAACAAGGTAgcaaacataataaaactgcTATAAACCTCATAATTGATCCAACTCCCTCTGCTACCTAGCTAACATTGGCTTGATTTATAATTACAAGCGGCAAAATAATTTCCTTACCCAACATATTTattatggtgcagtgggtagcactgccgcctcacagcaaggaggtcctgggttcgaatccctctctgtgtggagtttgcatgttctccccgtgtttgcatgggtttcctccgggtactccggtttcctcccacagtccaaagatatgcaggttaggctgattggagagtctaaattgcccgtaggtatgtaggtatgagtgtgtgagtgaatggtgtgtgtgccctgtgatggactggcgacctgtccagggtgtattcctgcctttcgcccaatgtatgctgggataggctccagcccccctgcgaccctgtttaggataagcaggttaggataatgaatgaatggatgaacatATTTATTACTCAAAATTCTGAAATTACCAGTGTCATTGGAAGGG encodes:
- the LOC133108474 gene encoding sialate O-acetylesterase-like isoform X3 codes for the protein MGHGVAYYASETTNYDGADVRFASYYGDHMVLQQAPARAVLWGYGSDQYKVSVILQGTNLYHAADVYVQNGVWRVTLPPTKAGGPYSVNVSQQGSQVTLTDLMFGDVWMCGGQSNMRFSVSEEFNGSAEMALAPQYPDVRIFMAASNLSKEELMDLPKVRMPWSVPTAERVGHFSAVCWLFGRYLYQVLGYPVGLVDSSYGGTPVEAWSSPQALHKCGLEKQEEVYSSDSNFSRDDVGPAKRNNSVLWNAMIHPFLNMTIKGVIWYQGESNTWYHLEKYSCSFPAMIDDWRAAFHLGSGGQTAPDFPFGFVQLCTRNKTEDGFPVLRWHQTADYGFAPNPRMNNTFMAVALDLPDEKSPWGSIHPRFKQDVAYRLTLGARAVAYGEKGVSFQGPFPDSVQLIGDSINITYNQPVSVTPTKSVFEICCTEEKKPCNGSSKWLPAPTMQWGERYVQVSVSRCESVVSGLRYAWSDWPCEFKACPVYSADRGLPAPPFTLNTLP
- the LOC133108474 gene encoding sialate O-acetylesterase-like isoform X1; translated protein: MLIPWTRVGQISLYSPSQRLIVGFDGRITATKLISRSSSTTPCPTALSKRGAGGADVRFASYYGDHMVLQQAPARAVLWGYGSDQYKVSVILQGTNLYHAADVYVQNGVWRVTLPPTKAGGPYSVNVSQQGSQVTLTDLMFGDVWMCGGQSNMRFSVSEEFNGSAEMALAPQYPDVRIFMAASNLSKEELMDLPKVRMPWSVPTAERVGHFSAVCWLFGRYLYQVLGYPVGLVDSSYGGTPVEAWSSPQALHKCGLEKQEEVYSSDSNFSRDDVGPAKRNNSVLWNAMIHPFLNMTIKGVIWYQGESNTWYHLEKYSCSFPAMIDDWRAAFHLGSGGQTAPDFPFGFVQLCTRNKTEDGFPVLRWHQTADYGFAPNPRMNNTFMAVALDLPDEKSPWGSIHPRFKQDVAYRLTLGARAVAYGEKGVSFQGPFPDSVQLIGDSINITYNQPVSVTPTKSVFEICCTEEKKPCNGSSKWLPAPTMQWGERYVQVSVSRCESVVSGLRYAWSDWPCEFKACPVYSADRGLPAPPFTLNTLP
- the LOC133108474 gene encoding sialate O-acetylesterase-like isoform X2 codes for the protein MCERNVFGLLCVISALNVVRADVRFASYYGDHMVLQQAPARAVLWGYGSDQYKVSVILQGTNLYHAADVYVQNGVWRVTLPPTKAGGPYSVNVSQQGSQVTLTDLMFGDVWMCGGQSNMRFSVSEEFNGSAEMALAPQYPDVRIFMAASNLSKEELMDLPKVRMPWSVPTAERVGHFSAVCWLFGRYLYQVLGYPVGLVDSSYGGTPVEAWSSPQALHKCGLEKQEEVYSSDSNFSRDDVGPAKRNNSVLWNAMIHPFLNMTIKGVIWYQGESNTWYHLEKYSCSFPAMIDDWRAAFHLGSGGQTAPDFPFGFVQLCTRNKTEDGFPVLRWHQTADYGFAPNPRMNNTFMAVALDLPDEKSPWGSIHPRFKQDVAYRLTLGARAVAYGEKGVSFQGPFPDSVQLIGDSINITYNQPVSVTPTKSVFEICCTEEKKPCNGSSKWLPAPTMQWGERYVQVSVSRCESVVSGLRYAWSDWPCEFKACPVYSADRGLPAPPFTLNTLP
- the LOC133108474 gene encoding sialate O-acetylesterase-like isoform X4, whose translation is MVLQQAPARAVLWGYGSDQYKVSVILQGTNLYHAADVYVQNGVWRVTLPPTKAGGPYSVNVSQQGSQVTLTDLMFGDVWMCGGQSNMRFSVSEEFNGSAEMALAPQYPDVRIFMAASNLSKEELMDLPKVRMPWSVPTAERVGHFSAVCWLFGRYLYQVLGYPVGLVDSSYGGTPVEAWSSPQALHKCGLEKQEEVYSSDSNFSRDDVGPAKRNNSVLWNAMIHPFLNMTIKGVIWYQGESNTWYHLEKYSCSFPAMIDDWRAAFHLGSGGQTAPDFPFGFVQLCTRNKTEDGFPVLRWHQTADYGFAPNPRMNNTFMAVALDLPDEKSPWGSIHPRFKQDVAYRLTLGARAVAYGEKGVSFQGPFPDSVQLIGDSINITYNQPVSVTPTKSVFEICCTEEKKPCNGSSKWLPAPTMQWGERYVQVSVSRCESVVSGLRYAWSDWPCEFKACPVYSADRGLPAPPFTLNTLP